The following proteins come from a genomic window of Leguminivora glycinivorella isolate SPB_JAAS2020 chromosome 6, LegGlyc_1.1, whole genome shotgun sequence:
- the LOC125227084 gene encoding peroxisome biogenesis factor 1-like: MLRPYLNPPKRLYLRALPIDSDGKRNLIHPYTVFMHEDLLEPKYCDSTIILATMRNIPSIIQDDEINHREINDLCVEIVPVDNIVFRSLCHEVYNRHIPTVLIPKSLNAIINIENGMRMSFTIIGENIEQPDHVDIITYSEQSQKEDEIIEKFKKCVIESTHSGKKFLINHDMLKQNLQVSNGFLQFKLKPEKIKYTLLNSESFRQCTVSAKCLSDTDFEFPKLASSSIEYDCKNYCRGLKSTEDLVQKVVSHLFFEIHREATFKDVSEIKSNVLVTGLNGTGKSALCHIVQKDLTIWSHILHCRSLRGRKDIPEALSRAILMCQERSPAVLICDDVDSLVPPNLEGSSPQDIAYYQRLAVVIKHLLQNCSGVVVLLTATSVNELHPTLRQFGGKPLFTAHFNIQELQQEERVELFKHLINNKLREQFLVEEDDFTRLGAATAGFSIREITDHLNKKIFQAVKKKKSHPSEPMPRLVESAVASEEKNKEFDIWESVGGMEGVKQELTECIFWPLMYPALFPSQSCGILLYGAPGTGKSHIGSSLARLHNMSLIVVKGPELLSKYIGQSEKAVRDVFDKADMKRPCILFFDEFDSLAPKRGHDSTGVTDRVVNQLLARLDGAEGGARGPVIAATSRPDLIDPALLRPGRLQRHIYCAPPEQNDRFEVLKTLSKNVVIEEDVDLRQLSEVTEGYSPADLKSLLVTAQLGSLEKQLLSGVEKDLQSVVVRKTDIQSALLETKPSLSNEQRVFYDMIYKRFRGEKLSADQKQMSRQLEKQRVTLA, from the exons ATGCTCCGGCCATACCTAAACCCTCCAAAAAGGTTATACCTCCGAGCTTTGCCGATAGACAGTGATGGCAAAAGAAACTTGATACATCCATACACAGTCTTTATGCACGAAGACTTATTAGAACCTAAATATTGTGATAGCACTATAATTTTAGCTACAATGAGAAATATACCTTCAATAATCCAAGATGATGAAATTAACCATAGAGAAATCAACGATTTATGCGTTGAAATTGTTCCCGTAGACAATATAGTCTTCAGAAGTCTATGCCATGAAGTATACAATAGACATATACCAACAGTACTTATACCAAAATCTTTAAATGCTATTATTAATATTGAAAATGGAATGAGAATGTCATTTACTATAATAGGGGAAAATATTGAACAGCCAGATCATGTAGATATAATAACTTATTCTGAACAATCACAAAAAGAAGATGAAATTATTGAGaagtttaaaaaatgtgtaatAGAAAGCACACATTCTGGTAAAAAGTTTCTGATTAATCATGATATGCTAAAGCAGAATCTACAAGTCAGTAATGGATTTCTTCAGTTTAAATTGAAGCCTGAGAAAATCAAATATACATTGCTGAATTCAGAGTCGTTTAGGCAATGTACGGTGTCAGCAAAATGCCTTAGCGATACGGATTTTGAGTTCCCAAAATTGGCTTCGTCGAGTATTGAGTATGATTGTAAGAATTATTGTAGAGGGTTGAAATCTACGGAGGATTTGGTGCAGAAGGTTGTGTCGCATCTATTCTTTGAGATACATAGGGAAGCGACGTTTAAAGATGTCTCGGAGATAAAGAGCAATGTGCTTGTTACTG GCCTCAACGGCACAGGCAAATCTGCCCTCTGCCACATAGTCCAGAAAGACCTCACCATCTGGTCTCACATACTCCACTGCCGTTCTTTAAGGGGCCGCAAAGACATTCCTGAGGCCTTAAGCCGGGCTATACTGATGTGTCAAGAAAGAAGTCCTGCAGTATTGATCTGTGATGATGTGGATAGCTTGGTTCCTCCAAATTTGGAAGGGTCTTCACCGCAAGATATTGCTTATTATCAGAG ATTAGCGGTAGTAATAAAGCACCTACTACAGAATTGCTCAGGCGTCGTCGTGTTACTAACAGCGACTAGCGTCAACGAGTTACACCCGACGCTTCGCCAGTTCGGAGGCAAGCCGCTCTTCACTGCACATTTCAATATACAGGAGTTACAACAG GAGGAAAGAGTGGAACTTTTCAAACATCTAATCAACAATAAGTTAAGGGAACAGTTCTTAGTGGAAGAAGATGATTTCACAAGGTTGGGTGCCGCCACCGCCGGGTTCAGTATACGGGAGATCACTGACCATTTGAATAAGAAGATATTTCAGGCTGTTaagaaaaaaa AATCTCATCCATCGGAACCCATGCCCCGGCTAGTAGAAAGCGCGGTAGCGTCAGAGGAGAAAAATAAAGAGTTCGACATTTGGGAGTCTGTGGGGGGAATGGAGGGGGTTAAGCAAGAGCTCACTGAATGCATCTTCTGGCCTCTTATG TACCCGGCCCTGTTCCCGTCTCAGTCATGTGGAATCCTTCTATACGGGGCGCCAGGAACCGGGAAATCCCACATCGGATCCAGTCTGGCCAGACTTCACAACATGAGTCTCATTGTGGTGAAGGGACCAGAACTACTCTCCAAATACATCGGCCAGAGCGAGAAGGCTGTCCGGGACGTGTTCGACAA AGCTGATATGAAGCGGCCGTGCATATTATTCTTCGATGAGTTTGACAGCTTAGCACCCAA ACGAGGACACGACTCAACAGGCGTCACCGATCGCGTAGTAAACCAACTGCTAGCGCGACTTGACGGCGCCGAAGGCGGAGCGCGGGGGCCAGTAATCGCTGCGACCAGTCGCCCCGACTTAATCGACCCTGCGTTACTACGACCAGGGCGATTACAGAGGCACATATACTGTGCGCCACCTGAACAG AACGACCGCTTCGAAGTGCTAAAAACGCTGAGCAAAAACGTAGTCATAGAAGAAGACGTGGACTTACGACAGCTGTCGGAGGTTACCGAAGGCTACTCACCAGCGGATCTCAAGAGTTTACTCGTCACGGCACAGCTAGGCAGTCTGGAGAAACAGTTG TTGAGCGGGGTAGAGAAAGACTTGCAATCAGTAGTGGTGAGGAAGACAGATATACAAAGCGCATTGTTGGAGACCAAACCTTCGCTTTCCAACGAGCAGCGGGTCTTCTACGACATGAT ATACAAAAGGTTTAGAGGCGAGAAGCTATCCGCAGACCAGAAACAGATGTCGAGGCAGTTGGAAAAGCAGAGAGTCACCTTAGCTTAG